Within the Pseudobythopirellula maris genome, the region AGGCGCCCGTCGAAACCGGGCGGGACGAGCGTCGCCCCGATCCGCATGACGGCCAGCGTGTGGACGATCCAATCGAACTCGTTCGAGCGATTTTCTTCAACCGCATCGCCGCCGGAGAAACCTTGCTCGCCAAGTTCAGCGACTCGCTTCTGAACCTGCCCGTGGAGCTGTTCCCAAGTCACCCAGACGAGAACCCCGTCCCAGATCGTCCCCAGCGCCGGCTTATCGGGTTGCTGGGCGACATTCGCGGCAAGGGCTGCGTTGATCGTAGAGGTTTCGGTCACGCCGGTCATGCCGTGTGCTAGGTTTGTAGTGCAGAACGCCCGCCCTACCCCGGTACGCCGCCATGCCGATGAAGACTCTTGCTCTCCCGAAGCCACCCGCCCCGGCCCTGCTGGTCGGACTGTTTTTTATCGCGGCGGGAGCGTTGCTCCCGGTGCTGAGGTCCTACGGCTCCGGCCGATTAGATCTCAGCGATTGGTTGCTGTACGGCGTGCTGCTATACGTGGGGCTAGGATTGATCTGCGGCTACCGACCCGCGTGGAAGGTTGGCGTGGTCTTGTCGGGGTTCTTTGTGCTGATGGGCGTTTTGGGTTGCTTGATGAGCCTGTTGTTCCTTGCGGCACACGCTGCTGGCAAAGGGAGTCCGGACATGGTGACCGCCGACGAGTGCCTCGTGATGGCGGGGGCACTCGCGTGCTTAGCCGCCGCAGGGGCCGGAGTGTTGCAATCGCTCTGGCGCGATGGAGTCAGGCAATACTATCGGGCGCCGACCGGGCCTTTCGTGAGTGACGCGCCAGCAGCCTAGGCCCGCAGCGTGGCGCCGAGCTCTTTGCCGAGCCGCTCAACGATCGCGTCGCGCACCGCGTCGGCCTCTTCGCTCTTGAAGGTGCCGTCCGCCGAGCGGAGCTGCACGCGGAAGACGACGCTCTTCTTGCCCTCGCCGATCTGCCCGGCGTCGCGGTACGTGTCGTCCTGGAACTCGACGCTCTCGAGCGGCTCGCCGGCCGCCTCGCGGGTGTGGCGCTCGATGTCGGCCCAGCGGGTCGCGAGGTCGACCACCACGTTCAGGTCGCGCGTCACGGGCGGGTAGGGCGAGAGCGGCGTGGTGGTGGGCGTCAGCCGCGCCAGCTCGGCGAGCACGCCGAGGTCGAGCTCGGCCACGCTCGCGGCGCCGCGCAGCTCGAAGCGGCCGAGGCCCGCGGGGCTCAGCTCGCCGAGCACGCCCAGCGATTGGCCGAGGACGCTCAGCTGCGCGCTGCGTGACGGGTCGAGCAGCTCGTGCTCCGCCCCTTCGACGCCGAGCGACAACGCGGGATCGACCTCGCGGACGAGCGCCTCGACCACGCCCTTCAGCTCCAAGTAGCCGCCGCCGGAGCAGAGTGCGAGCACCCGCTTCTCGGTCGGCAGCTTGCCCTCGACCGGCAGGTAAACCTTGGCGACCTCGTACAGCTCGATCACAGGGTTCGAGAGCGTCTCGTTCGTGCGGCGGCAGGCGAGCAGGCTCGGCACGACGCTCTGCCTGAGGGCGTTGGCGCGCCTCAGCACCGGCGTGCCGGTCGCCAGGGCCTCGCCGCGCGAGCCCCACGGCTGGAAGGCGCCGACCGTCTCCTCTTCGACCGCGCTCAAGGTGAACGCCTCGTCGAAGCCGGCCGCGGCGAGCACCGTGCGGAGTTTTTCCAAGACCACGTCCTCGCGGCTCTTGGCCGACGGGACCAAGCCGATGCCGGTGGTCGACGGGATCTTGTCGTAGCCGTGGATGCGGGCGACTTCTTCCAAGAGGTCGGCCTCGCGCGTGAGGTCGGCCCGCCAGCTCGGCGGCACGGCTTTGACGCATTTCTCGCAGAAGTGCGTCTCTTCGCAGCCCAGGTCGGTGAGGATCTTGCGCGTCTCGTCCTTGGGGATCTCGACGCCGAGCAGGCGCGGGATCTGGTCGAAGCGGAGCTTGATCTCGGGGCGGTCCTTGGCGGGCGTCGCCACGTCAACCACACCCTCGCACAGCTCGCCGCCGGCCAGTTCGAGGATCAGCTCGCAACAGCGGCGGCTCGCCCAATCGATCGACTCGGGGTCGACGCCGCGCTCGAACCGATAACTACTCGGGCTCTGCAGCACGTGCCGGCGGGCGGCGCTGCGCACGGCCATGCAGTCGAAGTCGGCCGCCTCGATGAGCACGTCGATCGTCGCGTCCGACACCTCGGTGTCGGCCCCGCCCATCACGCCGCCCAGGGCGACGGGCCGCAGAGCGTCGGCGATCACGACCTCATCGCCGGTGAGCTTGTACTCCTTGTGGTCGATCGCCGTGAACGGCTCGCCAGGCTTCGCCTTGCGGACGACGACAGTGTCTCCGGGAGATTGGGCCCCCCGGAGTTTGGCGAAGTCAAACGCGTGCAGCGGCTGGCCGATCTCCATCATCACGTAGTTCGTGATGTCGACCACGTTGTTAATGACCGCGATCCCTAGCGTCCGCAGCCGGTCGGCGAGCCAGTCGGGGCTCGGGCCGATTTTGACGCCCTTGATCACACGCGCCGTGTAGCGGGGGCAGAGGTCGGGGCAGTCGACCGTGACACTGGTGACTTGGGCGACATCGTTTTTACTGGACGCCGCTCCGCTTACTGTCGTGCGCGGCTCTGTTTGGAGCTGGGGTTTTTTGAGCTCGTGACCCCAGATGACGGCGATCTCACGCGCGACGCCGAAGTGGCCCAGGCAGTCGGGGCGGTTGCTCGTCACTTCGAGGTCGATCGCCGTGTCCCGCTTACCCGAAGAAACGGCGACTTTCTCGACGCCCTCAAGGTTCAAACCCGTGAGCGTCAAACGGTCGGTCAGCTCCTCCAAGTCCTTGGGGAGCGTGACGTACTCGGCAAGCCAATCGGTCGAGACGATCATGGATTCACCACAGAGAACACAGAGAAAGAGTCAGCGGAGTATTGTGTCAATCGAATCGCAGTATTCGGTTATCGAGGGGAATAGCTCTTCCTCAAACCCCAAAGGGTCGTGACAAAGAAAATGGACCGCGGGGGCCTCTTCGTCTCGCTCAATCAAGTAGAGATTGCCGCAGCCGTCTCCACCGATTGCAACGTAGTCCGACAAATCGATGTCATCCCAATCCGTGTCCTCCAACCAGTCCGAACCGATCAGATCGCGGGTGCTCTGGATAAACTGCACGGGGCTGCTATAAACCTCGCCGACTTTCTCCCAAATGCGCTCAGCCAACTGGTCATCAAAGCTGGCAGGCAAGGTCTTGAGCCATGCTCGATACATCTCCGGTAACTCGATGTTAAGCGAGTCTTCGATTAACTCGATATCATTGTCAGTCATTGCACATCGTGATAGTGGAGCACCTCCGTGTCCTCTGTGCTCTCTGTGGTGAAACCGAAATCAGAACTGAGCCAGGAAGCGCACGTCGTTCGTGTAGAGGTCACGGATGTCGGTGATCTGGTGCTGACGCATGCAGATCCGCTCGACGCCCAGGCCGAAGGCGAAGCCGGTCACTTCTTCGGGGTCGTAACCGACCGAGCGCAGCACGTTGGGGTCGACCATGCCGGCGCCGCCGATCTCCATCCACTTGCCGTCGTGCCAGATGTCGCACTCGACGCTCGGCTCGGTGAAAGGGAAGAAGCTCGGCCGGAACCGGACCTCGAGGTCTTCGCCGTAGTAGGCCCGCCAGAACATCTCCAAGACACCCTTCAGGTCGGACATCGTCACGCCGTGGTCGACGCAGAGGCCCTCGATCTGGTGGAACATCGGGTAGTGCGTGGCGTCGGCCGTGTCGGGGCGGTAGACGCGCCCCAGCGAAACGATGCGCACCGGCGGCTTGGTTGCCTCCATCGTGCGGATCTGCACCGTGGAGGTTTGGCTGCGGAGGAGGAGGGGCTTGCCGTCGGGGCCCAAGGCGGCGTCGCAACGCGATTTAACCCCCGATGAGTCATCGCGGGTTGACTGAGCCACGGACAAGTAAAAATTATCCAGCGGATCCCGGGCCGGGTGGCTCAGCGGGATGTTGAGCGCCTCGAAGTTGTGCCAGTCGTCCTCGATCTCGGGGCCCTCGACCGCCGTGAAGCCGAGGCGGCCCATGATCTCCTTCATCCGCTCGATCGTGACCGAGATCGGGTGACGACGCCCCAAGCGGAGCGGGCCCGTGCGCGGGAAGACGCCCGGCAGCGTGATGTCGAAGGCCTCGCCCGACGCCTCGTCGTCGCCGGAGCCGACCTGGCTCAGCGCGGCCTCGAGGGCCTGCTCGACGAGCTGCTTGACGGAGTTGAGCCGCTGGCCGGCGGCGGGCTTGTCGGCCTTGTCGACCTTGCCCATTCCCTTCTGCACCGCCTTGAGGCGGCCGGCCTTGGCGCCGAGGAACTCGACGCGGGCCGCCTCGAGCGCATCGGCGTCCGAGGCCGCTGAGAACGCGCTCTGCGCGTCGGAGGCGAGCTGGTCCAACTCGGCAATAAAGTCCGATAGCGCCACGGGAGAATCCCTGTATTACGCTTGTAGGCGAGCCGGGGGCGTCAGCCCCCGGAGGAGCCGGCGACCATCAGCAGTGCTCAGGCCGCCGCCAGCGCCGACTTGGCCTTCTCCACCACGGCGTCGAACGCCGCGGTGTCGGAGATCGCCATCTCGGAGAGGGTCTTGCGGTCGAGCTCGATGCCGGCCCGCTTCAGGCCGTTGATCAGCTCGCTGTAACGCAGGCCACGCTCACGCGCCGCGGCGTTGATGCGGATGATCCAGAGCTTGCGGAACTCGCGGGCGCGGACCTTGCGGTCGCGGAACGAGAAGGCGCCGGCGCGAACGGTCGTCTCTTTGACCGTACGCAGCAGATTGCCGCGGCCGCCGCGGTTGCCCTTGGCCTGCTTAAAGAGACGCTTCTTCTTCTTGTGGCGAGCTGCGCCGTTGGTGGTCCGCATCGTAAAGGCTCCTTCATTGCCGCCCCCCCTGGGGAGAGCCGGCTGGGTTGCGCCGCCCGGGCCGCCGGTGAGAGTTAAGATCTCCCGGCCGTTCTACCGCCCGACGTGCTGAGTTGGTTTCACACTCCCTTCCCCATCAGGGGAAAGGACAAGTATCAGTAGCTGTTGCCAGCGAGCGCTTCGGCCAGCTTCTTGGCCGTCACGCCGGTGACCGTGCCCGTGCCGCGGAGGTTGCGCTTGCGCTTCTGACTCATGCGACCCGCCAAGTGGCTGGTGCCGGTCATGCGGTGCTTGGCCTTGCCCGAGGCGGTGAGGCGGAACCGCTTCTTGGTCCCTTTGTGCGTTTTCTGCTTTGGCATGGGAATGCCCTTTCCGTGGGAGAAAGTCTCTGCGAGCCCCGCATTCTAGCAGCTTTCTTCGGCACCGAAAGGGCCGAATACCCTGGAAAACTGGGCCCCCGCGGCGGGAATCACCCTCTACCGTCTGCGACGACTCGAGGCGCTGAGGTTCGGGCGCCGGTCCATTGAAGAACAAGCGGCCAGCCGTAGCCCCCCAGCCCTAGCTGCAACGGGGGCTGGGGCCGGTGCAAAGGGGCCACCCATTGCACAGCCCGGCGGTTGCCACATAGCAGGCATAGCAGCTGTAACGATCCCGCGAGGAGATGACCGCCACGCCACAGGAGAGCTGCCGGGCGTTACTTGGGGGCGTACGTCACGACGATGCGGCGGCCCTGCATGCCGGGAGCCGATTCGAGCTTGGCGACGTCCTCGAGCTCTTTGGTGACTCGCTCGACGAGCTTGAAACCCTCGTCCACGTGGGCGTTCTCACGGCCGCGGAAGATGACCGAGAAAATCACCTTGTCGCGCTTCTCGAGGAACTTGCGGGCCCGCTCGACCTTGGTCATCAGGTCGTGTTCGCCGATCTTGGGCCTGAGCCGGACTTCTTTGTTCTGGCTCTGGTGGACGTGGCCCTTGCTCTGCCGCTTTTTCTGCTGGTACTTGTACTTGCCGAAGTCCATGATTCGGCAGACGGGCGGCTTTTCGGTCGGCGCCACTTCGACGAGGTCGAGCCCGGCGTCTTTGGCCTTGGTGAGCGCCTCTTCGGTGGGGATGATCCCCAGCTGCTCGCCATCGTCGGCAATCACGCGGATGGGCGTGATGCGGATTTGTTCGTTGATCCTCTGTTGGTTCTTGCGATCGGCGTCGCGATCAAACGTGCGGAAGCGGGACAAATTTGTTCCTGTGGGGGGTGAGAAAAAGCTCTGGCTCTCGCAAGGCGGTCGGCGGGCCGCGCGAGGGGGGTTATGAGGTTATGGGAGTGATTTGCCTGGAGGACCGGCTAGCCTATGGGACTGGCTGGCGGCCGGGCAGTCCAGACGGATCGCCGCATTTGCAGCAGTCCAGAAGTATCGGCCATAGATCGGGGCGGCGTCAACTATTTAAGTCCCACGGAAGGGACGGATTGCGCCGTTTTTAAGGTTCATGCGTCAAGCGGAGCCCACACGGCGGGCTGCTAGCACTCGGTTCCCTACTCACCCACCCTCCGGATCCTATTGGGATGCTGCCGCATGCGGTTTAGTTGCGGGCTCGGTCGCGGCCGCGGCGCGGCTGGGGCCGCTCGAACCGCGGGGCCCCGCCAATCAGGTGGAAATGGCCCGGGCCGAGCAGGTCCTCCACCCGCTGCCGCAGCTCGGGGTTGAGCTCGACTTTCTTCGAGCAATCGAGCTGCACACGGCCGCCGTCCGCCAGGTCGAGACGCAGCTTCATCGACTTGTCGCCCGGGTATCCGCCCACGATCTCCCGCAGCATCTTGAGCCGCTCTTCGCCGTGGCCCTCTTCCTGCACGCTGATCACCACGCCGCTGGTGAACCGCGTGGCGAGCTCTTCGATCGGCATCAGCTCGTTGACGATGAGGTTCACCTCCTCGGCGCCGGGGCGACGGTCGATCGCGCCGCGGACGCCGAGGATCGCCTCGTTCTCGACGAGCTGGCCGCACTGGGCGAATTGCTCGGGCCAGAGGATGCAGCGCATGATGCCGTCCATGTCCTCCAGGTCCCACATGGCGTACTTGCTCGGCGC harbors:
- the pheT gene encoding phenylalanine--tRNA ligase subunit beta, whose protein sequence is MIVSTDWLAEYVTLPKDLEELTDRLTLTGLNLEGVEKVAVSSGKRDTAIDLEVTSNRPDCLGHFGVAREIAVIWGHELKKPQLQTEPRTTVSGAASSKNDVAQVTSVTVDCPDLCPRYTARVIKGVKIGPSPDWLADRLRTLGIAVINNVVDITNYVMMEIGQPLHAFDFAKLRGAQSPGDTVVVRKAKPGEPFTAIDHKEYKLTGDEVVIADALRPVALGGVMGGADTEVSDATIDVLIEAADFDCMAVRSAARRHVLQSPSSYRFERGVDPESIDWASRRCCELILELAGGELCEGVVDVATPAKDRPEIKLRFDQIPRLLGVEIPKDETRKILTDLGCEETHFCEKCVKAVPPSWRADLTREADLLEEVARIHGYDKIPSTTGIGLVPSAKSREDVVLEKLRTVLAAAGFDEAFTLSAVEEETVGAFQPWGSRGEALATGTPVLRRANALRQSVVPSLLACRRTNETLSNPVIELYEVAKVYLPVEGKLPTEKRVLALCSGGGYLELKGVVEALVREVDPALSLGVEGAEHELLDPSRSAQLSVLGQSLGVLGELSPAGLGRFELRGAASVAELDLGVLAELARLTPTTTPLSPYPPVTRDLNVVVDLATRWADIERHTREAAGEPLESVEFQDDTYRDAGQIGEGKKSVVFRVQLRSADGTFKSEEADAVRDAIVERLGKELGATLRA
- the rplT gene encoding 50S ribosomal protein L20; amino-acid sequence: MRTTNGAARHKKKKRLFKQAKGNRGGRGNLLRTVKETTVRAGAFSFRDRKVRAREFRKLWIIRINAAARERGLRYSELINGLKRAGIELDRKTLSEMAISDTAAFDAVVEKAKSALAAA
- the infC gene encoding translation initiation factor IF-3, coding for MSRFRTFDRDADRKNQQRINEQIRITPIRVIADDGEQLGIIPTEEALTKAKDAGLDLVEVAPTEKPPVCRIMDFGKYKYQQKKRQSKGHVHQSQNKEVRLRPKIGEHDLMTKVERARKFLEKRDKVIFSVIFRGRENAHVDEGFKLVERVTKELEDVAKLESAPGMQGRRIVVTYAPK
- the pheS gene encoding phenylalanine--tRNA ligase subunit alpha, with translation MALSDFIAELDQLASDAQSAFSAASDADALEAARVEFLGAKAGRLKAVQKGMGKVDKADKPAAGQRLNSVKQLVEQALEAALSQVGSGDDEASGEAFDITLPGVFPRTGPLRLGRRHPISVTIERMKEIMGRLGFTAVEGPEIEDDWHNFEALNIPLSHPARDPLDNFYLSVAQSTRDDSSGVKSRCDAALGPDGKPLLLRSQTSTVQIRTMEATKPPVRIVSLGRVYRPDTADATHYPMFHQIEGLCVDHGVTMSDLKGVLEMFWRAYYGEDLEVRFRPSFFPFTEPSVECDIWHDGKWMEIGGAGMVDPNVLRSVGYDPEEVTGFAFGLGVERICMRQHQITDIRDLYTNDVRFLAQF
- a CDS encoding SMI1/KNR4 family protein, which encodes MTDNDIELIEDSLNIELPEMYRAWLKTLPASFDDQLAERIWEKVGEVYSSPVQFIQSTRDLIGSDWLEDTDWDDIDLSDYVAIGGDGCGNLYLIERDEEAPAVHFLCHDPLGFEEELFPSITEYCDSIDTILR
- the rpmI gene encoding 50S ribosomal protein L35 is translated as MPKQKTHKGTKKRFRLTASGKAKHRMTGTSHLAGRMSQKRKRNLRGTGTVTGVTAKKLAEALAGNSY